One genomic window of Candidatus Nitrospira inopinata includes the following:
- a CDS encoding M3 family oligoendopeptidase codes for MAGRTTARRAVKSPARSTFSDRWNLNDLIDDPLGKFDSLLADLESKAAHIEAARPTLTPSMASNELLALLRLSEEIARGSARLGAYAYLWFSENTKNAEARSFKTRVEERLTGLNNRLLFFDLWWQSVDDANAARLLADMGDLRYHMETIRRFKPHTLSEPEEKIINIKNVTGRSAVHTLYDLVTNGLTFTVREGGKTKTVNREGLMAYVRSLKASVRQAAYQELYRVFTAHRDLLGEMYRTLVNDWKAENIGLRRFASPIATRNLSNDVPDQAVETLLASCAKNAEIFQTYFSLKAKICKIKPMSRYHLYAPHRTESKKYSYADAASMVVEAYRGFSPRLAELAEQVFRERHIDGPTRPGKMGGAYCYSVVPGLTPYVMLNYTGEARDVATMAHELGHAVHGMMAKDHSIFTFHATLPLAETASVFGERILSDALMSNERSKAVRQGLLLSQLDDIYATVLRQTYFVRFEKLAHGMVAEGATVEQLAQAYLDELKQQFGKAVKVPDEFRWEWLTIPHLYASPFYCYAYSFGNLLVLALYRMYKEQGASFVPKYLDLLMMGGSKSPQEILATVGVDMASEAFWQSGFDAIRDMVGQLEETL; via the coding sequence ATGGCCGGACGCACCACTGCACGACGCGCTGTGAAATCCCCTGCCCGTTCGACGTTTTCCGATCGATGGAACCTCAATGACCTGATTGACGACCCCCTCGGCAAATTCGATTCGTTGTTGGCTGATCTGGAATCGAAAGCGGCCCATATCGAGGCCGCTCGTCCCACACTGACTCCCTCCATGGCAAGCAACGAGTTGTTGGCCTTGCTTCGCTTGAGCGAGGAGATCGCCCGGGGCTCAGCCCGACTCGGCGCCTACGCCTATCTGTGGTTTTCCGAAAACACGAAGAACGCGGAGGCGCGATCGTTCAAGACGCGGGTCGAGGAACGGCTCACCGGCTTGAACAATCGATTGCTCTTCTTCGATCTCTGGTGGCAAAGCGTCGACGACGCCAACGCGGCCAGGTTGCTGGCGGACATGGGCGACCTGCGCTATCACATGGAGACGATCCGCCGTTTCAAACCGCACACCTTGTCCGAGCCGGAAGAAAAAATCATCAACATCAAAAACGTGACCGGTCGGAGCGCGGTGCACACCCTCTACGATCTCGTCACCAACGGGTTGACATTCACCGTCCGAGAGGGCGGGAAGACGAAAACCGTGAATCGAGAAGGGTTGATGGCCTACGTCCGCAGCCTCAAGGCCTCCGTGCGCCAAGCGGCGTATCAGGAACTGTATCGGGTCTTTACCGCTCACCGCGACCTGCTGGGGGAAATGTACCGAACGTTGGTGAATGATTGGAAGGCCGAAAACATCGGGCTCCGCCGGTTTGCCTCGCCCATCGCCACCCGTAATTTGAGCAACGATGTTCCCGACCAGGCCGTTGAGACCTTGTTGGCTTCTTGCGCCAAGAACGCGGAGATTTTCCAAACTTATTTCTCGTTGAAGGCCAAGATCTGCAAGATCAAGCCGATGAGTCGTTACCACCTCTACGCCCCACACAGGACAGAATCAAAAAAATATTCCTATGCCGACGCGGCGTCGATGGTCGTCGAGGCCTATCGCGGTTTTTCTCCCCGGCTCGCCGAGCTGGCCGAGCAGGTCTTCCGCGAACGACACATCGACGGACCGACCCGCCCGGGCAAGATGGGAGGCGCCTACTGTTACAGCGTGGTTCCAGGGCTGACTCCCTACGTCATGCTCAACTACACGGGAGAGGCCCGGGACGTGGCGACGATGGCGCACGAGCTCGGCCACGCCGTCCATGGAATGATGGCGAAAGACCATTCCATCTTTACCTTTCACGCCACGCTTCCCTTGGCGGAAACGGCGTCGGTCTTCGGCGAACGGATTCTCTCCGACGCCTTAATGTCCAACGAGCGGAGCAAAGCCGTTCGGCAAGGACTCCTCCTCAGCCAACTGGACGATATCTATGCCACCGTGCTCCGCCAAACCTACTTCGTCCGGTTCGAGAAACTGGCTCACGGGATGGTCGCCGAGGGCGCCACGGTCGAGCAATTGGCCCAAGCCTACCTTGACGAGCTCAAGCAACAATTCGGAAAGGCCGTGAAGGTGCCCGATGAATTTCGCTGGGAATGGCTCACGATTCCGCATCTCTACGCCAGCCCCTTTTATTGCTACGCCTACAGCTTCGGCAACCTGCTGGTGCTGGCCCTCTATCGCATGTACAAAGAACAGGGGGCCTCGTTCGTTCCCAAGTATCTGGACCTCTTGATGATGGGAGGCTCGAAATCCCCTCAAGAGATCCTGGCCACCGTCGGCGTTGATATGGCTTCTGAAGCGTTCTGGCAATCCGGTTTCGACGCGATCCGCGACATGGTGGGTCAATTAGAAGAGACGCTGTAA
- a CDS encoding pseudouridine synthase translates to MQEYAIAFNKPYGVLSCFTDRDGRPTLADFISLPGVYAAGRLDRDSEGLLILTSDGAMAHRITDPRHTLPKVYLAQVERMPDEEAIARLEEGVVLSGRQTRPAKVRLLTQEPEIAARPVPIRFRKTVPTAWLEITIHEGMNRQVRRMTAAVGHPTLRLMRVAIGPVRLGDLMPGRWRALTEEEIRAFGRFTDRRRRRRPSSPVPHS, encoded by the coding sequence ATGCAAGAATACGCCATCGCCTTCAATAAGCCCTACGGCGTGTTGTCGTGCTTTACCGATCGCGACGGTAGGCCGACCTTGGCGGATTTCATTTCGTTGCCCGGCGTCTATGCGGCGGGGAGGCTTGATCGCGATAGTGAAGGATTGCTGATCCTCACGTCCGACGGGGCGATGGCGCATCGAATTACCGATCCGAGACATACGTTGCCGAAGGTGTATTTGGCGCAGGTCGAACGGATGCCCGATGAGGAGGCCATTGCAAGGCTGGAAGAGGGGGTCGTCCTCAGCGGGCGGCAAACCAGACCGGCAAAAGTCAGGTTGCTGACTCAAGAGCCTGAAATAGCGGCGCGACCTGTGCCCATCAGGTTTCGAAAAACCGTGCCGACCGCTTGGCTGGAGATCACGATCCACGAGGGCATGAACCGCCAGGTTCGTCGCATGACGGCGGCGGTGGGACATCCGACGTTGCGGCTGATGCGTGTCGCCATCGGGCCGGTTCGACTTGGAGACCTCATGCCCGGTCGATGGCGGGCCCTGACCGAAGAGGAAATCAGGGCCTTCGGCCGGTTCACGGATCGGCGACGTCGGAGACGACCGTCCTCGCCTGTGCCCCACTCTTGA
- a CDS encoding (2Fe-2S)-binding protein, with product MYLCLCKGITESDVREAGRAGLITPSQLKAKFGLKDSGCCGRCAKHIHEFVELAVREAPATCHSPVDCL from the coding sequence ATGTATCTGTGCCTGTGCAAGGGAATTACCGAGTCGGACGTTCGGGAAGCCGGGCGGGCCGGTCTCATCACGCCGAGCCAGCTCAAGGCAAAGTTCGGCCTGAAAGACAGCGGCTGTTGCGGCCGTTGCGCCAAGCATATCCACGAATTCGTCGAGCTCGCCGTTCGGGAAGCCCCCGCCACGTGCCATTCGCCCGTGGATTGCCTCTAA
- a CDS encoding flavodoxin family protein has protein sequence MNLRRIPSAIVLIFTMICVLEHRSWAAEAPPPVKVLVAYHSLSGNTERMAEAVAEGAKSIAGTMVVLKRVGQVTAEDLLSSDAVIVGSPVYWSNMAGEVKTFFDDWQFKFGVFPEFKMRNKVGAAFATGGQVSGGKEITMLTILAAMLGNQMIVVSGGGAFGASATTEGDSPGIDKKELADAKALGQRVADVAKRLAGAPSHSH, from the coding sequence ATGAATCTCAGACGAATCCCCTCGGCAATCGTTTTGATCTTTACAATGATCTGCGTGTTGGAGCACCGGTCATGGGCTGCCGAAGCTCCGCCGCCGGTGAAAGTGCTGGTGGCCTATCATTCTCTATCCGGCAATACGGAACGAATGGCGGAAGCGGTAGCGGAGGGGGCCAAGTCGATAGCGGGGACCATGGTCGTGCTCAAACGTGTGGGACAGGTGACGGCGGAGGATCTGTTGTCGTCGGACGCCGTGATCGTCGGCTCCCCGGTCTATTGGTCCAATATGGCGGGAGAGGTCAAAACGTTTTTCGACGATTGGCAATTCAAGTTCGGCGTCTTCCCCGAGTTTAAAATGAGGAACAAAGTCGGAGCCGCCTTTGCCACGGGGGGACAGGTCTCCGGAGGCAAAGAAATTACGATGCTCACGATCCTTGCCGCCATGCTGGGCAATCAAATGATCGTGGTCAGCGGTGGAGGAGCGTTTGGCGCTTCTGCCACGACGGAAGGCGACAGTCCCGGCATCGACAAAAAAGAACTCGCCGACGCCAAGGCGCTGGGGCAACGGGTTGCGGACGTCGCCAAACGTCTTGCCGGCGCTCCTTCTCATTCTCATTAA
- a CDS encoding DUF192 domain-containing protein, which produces MQPIGVLIGLTIALLTGFILGGFPASAADGRLIPIKTPAGAVVQAEIADTPLKRAMGLMYRDHLDKDRGMVFLFGQPQAWGFWMKNTKIPLDMIWMDAKKRVVHVERHVPICTKTDDSCPLYKPNSEDAMYVLELAAGAAEEYKIEKGSILEFKVP; this is translated from the coding sequence ATGCAGCCTATCGGCGTCCTGATCGGTCTCACCATCGCCCTGCTGACCGGCTTTATTTTAGGGGGCTTCCCTGCGTCCGCCGCCGATGGCCGGCTGATTCCCATCAAAACGCCGGCCGGCGCCGTCGTACAGGCCGAGATCGCCGACACCCCGCTCAAACGCGCCATGGGCCTTATGTATCGTGACCATTTGGACAAGGACCGAGGGATGGTATTTCTTTTCGGCCAACCCCAAGCTTGGGGGTTTTGGATGAAAAACACCAAAATCCCGCTCGACATGATCTGGATGGACGCCAAAAAGCGAGTCGTTCACGTTGAGCGACATGTCCCCATTTGCACGAAGACCGATGATTCCTGCCCGCTCTACAAACCAAACAGCGAAGACGCGATGTACGTGTTGGAGCTCGCCGCCGGCGCAGCCGAGGAATACAAGATCGAGAAGGGCTCCATCCTGGAGTTTAAAGTTCCGTAG